In one Dermacentor albipictus isolate Rhodes 1998 colony chromosome 4, USDA_Dalb.pri_finalv2, whole genome shotgun sequence genomic region, the following are encoded:
- the LOC135899599 gene encoding uncharacterized protein yields MKQVKSLVIGRLKRRFVSWPTWLFLVLLSVGCLRIWARDGSGRSPVTQRPPQPRIAPSLVACVNCTSRQLRRATMTVVRDVRRGAQELSGGADLWTYPYLHKYAYQSTRGVQIAILVMTSANGQEQRRAIRETWGRESNYPNRTLRVVFFMNMVADERAFRQVEAEAKAYNDVIAQPVGTLASLSSLVTEFVPTHMWSVPLVLVLRRDDCFVNVRALLANARRLINGGFDVAGRRAATSPRNLGGEGEGEAARIAADAKNDIAARGRQEGHGAQGDDRKERRDTDRRDARDRGVALHSTERRSSEVALHSTERRSSEVALHSTERRSSKVALHSTERRSSEVTLLDPCAVLVRGCRLFERLQAVWPLYGGNASSADEMFFSGRLAYAANATVAHLDAFAPCDGGRSSSSSFVRRNDSVTINGLSPAEMRAMHKESIQLASAEKRRVSNETAPDAGWEKGLTPQRLN; encoded by the exons AGACTCAAGCGACGCTTCGTTAGCTGGCCGACCTGGCTGTTCTTGGTGCTGCTGTCGGTGGGCTGCCTGCGTATATGGGCTCGCGATGGGTCAGGACGCTCGCCCGTGACGCAACGCCCTCCGCAGCCGCGCATCG CTCCCTCGCTCGTGGCCTGCGTGAACTGCACGAGCCGGCAGCTGCGACGCGCCACGATGACAGTGGTTCGAGATGTCCGGAGAGGGGCGCAAGAGCTCTCTGGGGGCGCCGATCTGTGGACCTACCCGTACCTGCACAAATATGCGTATCAAAGCACAAGAGGGGTCCAGATAGCCATTCTCGTGATGACGTCAGCCAACGGGCAAGAACAGCGGAGAGCCATCCGCGAGACCTGGGGAAGAGAGTCGAATTACCCGAACCGCACACTCCGCGTCGTCTTCTTCATGAACATGGTGGCCGACGAAAGAGCCTTTAGACAAGTCGAG GCCGAAGCGAAGGCGTACAACGACGTGATCGCGCAGCCGGTCGGTACTCTGGCTTCGCTCAGCTCCCTGGTGACCGAGTTCGTGCCCACGCACATGTGGAGCGTGCCGCTCGTGCTCGTGCTCCGCCGCGACGACTGCTTCGTCAACGTGCGCGCGCTCCTCGCCAACGCCCGCCGACTAATCAACGGGGGCTTCGACGTCGCCGGACGACGCGCCGCCACCTCGCCGCGCAACCTAGGCGGCGAAGGCGAAGGCGAAGCCGCACGAATCGCCGCCGACGCGAAAAACGACATCGCCGCACGCGGCCGCCAAGAAGGTCACGGCGCTCAGGGCGACGATCGGAAGGAACGACGCGACACCGATCGCCGCGACGCACGGGATCGCGGCGTCGCGCTGCACTCGACAGAGCGTCGATCGTCGGAGGTGGCGCTGCACTCGACAGAGCGTCGATCGTCGGAGGTGGCGCTGCACTCGACAGAGCGACGCTCGTCGAAGGTGGCGCTGCACTCGACAGAGCGTCGATCGTCGGAGGTCACGCTGCTCGACCCGTGCGCGGTGTTGGTGCGAGGATGCCGCCTCTTCGAGCGGCTGCAGGCTGTCTGGCCTTTGTACGGCGGCAATGCGTCGTCGGCCGACGAGATGTTTTTCAGCGGGCGGCTGGCGTACGCGGCCAACGCGACAGTCGCGCACTTGGACGCGTTCGCTCCCTGTGACGGCGgccgttcgtcgtcgtcgtcgtttgtTCGACGAAACGATTCGGTCACAATTAACGGACTCTCGCCTGCCGAAATGAGAGCGATGCATAAAGAGAGCATACAGCTGGCGTCGGCAGAGAAACGACGGGTAAGCAACGAGACCGCGCCGGACGCTGGGTGGGAAAAAGGGCTCACGCCTCAGCGCCTCAACTAA